A window of Pseudomonadales bacterium contains these coding sequences:
- the tadA gene encoding Flp pilus assembly complex ATPase component TadA, protein MNLKALLKFVVEKNGTDLFLNVGAPPMMKLMGTMKPVGQTALNAANIREIINTLLTEEQIHEFETQRQIDLGYSLQGGGRFRINAYHQKGEPAVVARHIVSHIPSIESLNLPLLLEELALLERGLILVVGATGTGKSTTLASMLNHRNETTTGHILTIEDPIEFMHSHKRSLISQREVGIDAHSY, encoded by the coding sequence ATGAACCTGAAGGCTTTACTAAAATTTGTCGTTGAAAAAAACGGCACTGATTTATTTTTAAATGTTGGCGCCCCCCCGATGATGAAGCTTATGGGGACCATGAAACCGGTAGGTCAGACAGCCTTAAACGCGGCCAATATTCGTGAAATCATTAATACCCTGCTGACTGAGGAGCAAATTCATGAATTTGAGACGCAGCGGCAAATTGACCTTGGCTATTCGTTACAGGGCGGTGGGCGTTTTCGCATTAATGCCTATCATCAAAAAGGTGAACCTGCGGTCGTCGCAAGGCATATTGTCAGCCATATTCCCTCAATAGAAAGTTTGAACTTACCGCTTTTACTGGAGGAATTAGCCCTGCTTGAGCGTGGCTTAATTCTGGTGGTTGGCGCAACAGGTACGGGTAAGTCGACTACGCTGGCGTCGATGCTGAATCATCGCAATGAAACCACGACCGGACATATTTTAACCATTGAAGACCCAATTGAATTTATGCATTCGCATAAACGCTCACTGATCAGTCAGCGAGAGGTTGGCATTGATGCTCACAGCTATT